One genomic region from Bacteroidales bacterium encodes:
- a CDS encoding LysE family transporter, with the protein MIRILFEGIIWGFIISISFGPAFFTIIQTGIDRGFKPAIYMALGILTCDLFLILLCFLGLSSIYESKENKLYIGFIGGIILIIYGTYTFFKKPDILRRRSPNYKTPDKNQKHIKYVVKGFFLNIANPFILFIWLTAMLSVKAQSEPGKLLDNSIVFFSGTLTTIFGFDVLKSFIGNKIKKYLRPRIQLRINHLVGILLVVFGIILMIRVIEIF; encoded by the coding sequence ATGATTCGTATATTATTTGAAGGCATTATCTGGGGTTTTATCATCTCTATTTCTTTTGGTCCTGCTTTTTTCACCATTATTCAAACAGGCATCGATAGAGGTTTTAAACCCGCCATATATATGGCCCTCGGAATTCTTACATGCGATTTATTTTTAATACTTTTATGTTTTTTGGGACTCTCTTCAATTTATGAATCCAAAGAAAATAAATTATATATAGGTTTTATCGGAGGGATTATTCTAATAATATATGGTACATATACTTTTTTTAAAAAACCCGATATTCTTAGAAGAAGAAGCCCCAATTATAAAACTCCCGATAAAAATCAAAAACATATCAAATATGTTGTAAAAGGTTTTTTTCTAAACATTGCCAATCCTTTTATATTATTCATCTGGTTAACGGCAATGTTATCCGTTAAAGCACAATCGGAACCCGGCAAACTTTTAGATAATTCCATTGTGTTTTTTTCCGGGACACTTACAACCATTTTTGGTTTTGATGTTTTAAAAAGCTTTATCGGAAATAAAATAAAAAAATATTTAAGACCAAGAATTCAGCTTCGAATCAATCACCTTGTTGGTATTTTACTTGTTGTTTTCGGAATCATTTTAATGATCCGTGTTATAGAAATCTTCTGA
- a CDS encoding porin family protein: MKKIFLPLIIFMYMCINMNAQSFNGGLIGGFSTSQVDGDTYAGYHRIGLNVGAFVNHGLTKNLLWQMELKFIQKGSYKNQNPDIGDYFIYNLRLNYFEVPFLIRYVHKNKFSVEAGIAFGYLAKSKEGNQDGEFPYDPNIPNFHKFELSSQLGAYYYFTDNFWINTRYSYSILPIRPHASGAVYLMNRGEYNNVIQFALYYCFGNKND, from the coding sequence ATGAAAAAAATTTTTCTACCGTTAATCATCTTCATGTATATGTGCATTAATATGAATGCACAAAGTTTTAACGGCGGCCTTATTGGGGGCTTTTCCACCAGCCAGGTTGATGGGGATACTTATGCCGGTTACCATAGAATAGGACTGAATGTGGGCGCATTTGTCAATCATGGGTTAACAAAAAACTTATTATGGCAAATGGAACTTAAATTTATTCAGAAAGGAAGTTATAAAAACCAAAACCCAGATATTGGTGATTACTTTATTTACAATCTTCGTTTAAATTATTTTGAAGTTCCTTTCTTAATCCGTTATGTTCATAAAAATAAATTTTCGGTGGAAGCAGGCATTGCTTTCGGATACCTTGCAAAATCAAAAGAAGGCAACCAGGATGGCGAATTCCCTTATGACCCTAATATCCCCAATTTTCATAAGTTTGAATTGAGTTCACAACTCGGAGCATATTATTATTTTACTGATAATTTTTGGATAAATACTCGATACTCCTATTCCATTTTACCTATACGCCCACATGCCAGCGGAGCAGTATACCTTATGAATCGCGGAGAATACAATAATGTTATTCAATTTGCCTTATATTATTGTTTTGGAAATAAAAATGACTGA
- a CDS encoding metallophosphoesterase codes for MGRNKLMIRIYKKIFLSVLFFNAAMLHSQNIAVVGDFENTPVRVDSVAMLVKSWNPDLIVLTGDIFDATAGSTIDTMVGKYYSDYIFPYNGVFGSTATVNKFYSCIGNHVLNGNGLTQFLDYFTYPGNERYYKVEIGNVSFYIINSNPSEIDGVADTSVQGLWLKNELSMADSNWNIVVFHHPPYTSGAHPSLTYMRWPFGAWGADVVINGHNHQYERLSAEGITYFVNGTGGAALYSTYTQIPESQFIYTECWGAQLVQPYADSIVFSFYNIRDSLIDRYVIHKNPLSIENHIKVFSDILQNHIEIGFSGINPGNIYNVEVYDIQGRLIKSKQNIKPENNKLSVSISDLISGIYFIKVFDKATHNSAKFIVSR; via the coding sequence ATGGGGCGAAACAAATTGATGATTCGAATTTATAAAAAAATATTTTTATCTGTTTTATTTTTTAACGCAGCCATGTTGCATTCACAGAATATTGCAGTAGTTGGCGATTTTGAAAACACACCGGTCCGTGTTGATTCTGTTGCCATGTTGGTAAAAAGCTGGAATCCTGATTTAATAGTTTTAACCGGTGATATTTTCGATGCGACTGCCGGAAGCACTATCGACACAATGGTTGGCAAATATTATTCGGATTACATTTTCCCTTACAACGGTGTTTTTGGAAGTACAGCAACAGTAAACAAATTTTATTCCTGCATAGGCAATCATGTTCTAAATGGTAACGGGCTTACCCAATTCCTGGATTACTTTACTTATCCGGGTAATGAAAGATATTATAAAGTTGAAATAGGAAATGTTTCATTTTATATTATAAACAGCAACCCTTCGGAAATAGATGGAGTTGCCGACACATCCGTTCAGGGTTTATGGTTAAAAAATGAATTATCAATGGCCGACAGCAACTGGAATATTGTTGTGTTTCATCATCCTCCTTACACATCAGGGGCACATCCTTCCCTTACATATATGCGATGGCCTTTTGGCGCGTGGGGAGCTGATGTTGTTATTAACGGTCATAATCATCAATATGAAAGATTGTCGGCTGAAGGAATTACTTATTTTGTAAATGGTACAGGAGGAGCTGCTCTTTATAGTACATACACTCAAATCCCCGAAAGTCAATTTATTTATACCGAATGCTGGGGCGCTCAACTGGTACAACCTTATGCCGACAGCATCGTGTTCAGCTTTTACAATATCAGGGATTCTCTTATCGACCGATATGTGATTCATAAAAATCCATTAAGCATTGAAAACCATATAAAAGTTTTTTCTGATATTCTTCAAAATCATATTGAAATCGGATTTTCAGGAATCAACCCTGGCAATATTTATAACGTTGAAGTTTACGATATACAAGGTCGACTCATAAAAAGCAAACAAAATATAAAACCTGAAAATAATAAATTGAGTGTAAGTATTTCTGATTTAATTTCCGGAATATATTTCATTAAAGTATTCGATAAAGCAACCCATAATTCAGCAAAATTCATTGTATCCCGATAA
- a CDS encoding UbiX family flavin prenyltransferase has protein sequence MTDKKIIIAVTGASGVIYTKLLFKKLLEIKFPIKNIAVIFSDNAREVWKYELPKDKIENLPFKIFRPDDFYASPASGSAGFDAMIICPCTMGTLGKIASGMATDLITRAADVMLKERKTLILVTREMPLNLIHINNMKTITEAGGIICPASPSFYSLPKNAEESYTTVINKILSLTGIHKENFIWGETN, from the coding sequence ATGACTGATAAAAAAATAATCATAGCGGTTACAGGTGCAAGTGGAGTGATATACACAAAACTTCTTTTTAAAAAATTATTGGAAATAAAATTTCCGATAAAAAATATTGCAGTAATTTTCTCGGACAATGCACGCGAAGTATGGAAATATGAATTACCAAAAGATAAAATAGAGAATCTTCCTTTTAAAATTTTTCGACCTGATGATTTTTATGCATCACCTGCATCAGGCTCTGCAGGCTTTGATGCAATGATTATTTGTCCGTGCACTATGGGAACGCTCGGGAAAATAGCATCAGGAATGGCAACCGATTTAATTACCCGTGCTGCTGATGTAATGTTAAAAGAAAGAAAGACCCTTATTCTTGTAACCCGCGAAATGCCTTTGAATCTTATTCATATCAATAACATGAAAACGATTACTGAAGCAGGAGGAATTATTTGTCCGGCATCACCTTCGTTTTATAGTTTGCCAAAAAATGCTGAAGAAAGCTATACAACCGTGATAAACAAAATCCTATCTTTAACAGGAATACATAAAGAAAATTTTATATGGGGCGAAACAAATTGA
- a CDS encoding GH3 auxin-responsive promoter family protein, whose product MPLLGSIIKSAIELRSKIPLDSLKPKPHIAQKHTLKKLLRKASITAFGEHYNFSELLKEKNLVSAFQQKVPVSDYNLIFRKWWYRSLNGEPFVCWPGRIKYFALSSGTSEASSKYIPVTSDMLKAIQKTSVRQIFSLARYEFSNDFFEKGILMLGGSTHLQYNGTYYEGDLSGITAGNIPFWFQHFYKPGKRISKERNWPTKLEEIIKNAPNWDIGVICGVPAWIQILLERIIQTYNLNNIHDIWPNFSIYVHGGVSLSPYVKGFEKLLGKPITYIETYLASEGFIAYQSRPNTSSMELVLDNGLFFEFVTFNEENFDDDNNIKSTAKAITIEDVEEGKEYALLLSSCAGAWRYLVGDTIKFTSKERSEIVITGRTKHFLSLCGEHLSQENMNRAIQMLEDEFNIEVREFTVAGIKYESMFAHKWYIGTDNQIDANLVKTKIDEYLKILNDDYRVERIAAIKEIFAEIVPTEVFYSWMKQKGKEGAQNKFPRVLKNEKLTDWENFLTEYKKSQT is encoded by the coding sequence ATGCCTTTATTAGGATCAATTATCAAAAGTGCTATTGAACTGAGGAGCAAGATACCGCTTGATTCGCTCAAGCCAAAGCCGCATATAGCACAAAAGCATACACTAAAAAAATTATTAAGAAAAGCCAGTATTACAGCTTTTGGAGAACATTATAACTTTTCAGAATTATTGAAAGAAAAAAATCTTGTTTCCGCATTTCAGCAAAAAGTACCCGTAAGTGATTATAATCTTATTTTCAGAAAATGGTGGTACCGCTCGCTTAACGGGGAACCATTTGTATGCTGGCCCGGAAGAATAAAATATTTTGCACTAAGTTCGGGAACATCCGAAGCATCCAGCAAGTATATTCCGGTTACCAGTGACATGCTTAAAGCAATTCAGAAGACAAGCGTGAGGCAAATATTTTCGCTGGCACGCTATGAATTTTCAAATGATTTTTTTGAAAAAGGAATATTAATGCTTGGCGGAAGCACCCATTTACAATACAACGGAACTTATTACGAAGGCGATCTATCAGGAATCACTGCCGGAAATATTCCATTCTGGTTTCAACATTTTTATAAACCCGGAAAAAGAATATCGAAAGAACGTAACTGGCCAACCAAACTGGAAGAAATCATAAAAAATGCGCCTAACTGGGACATTGGCGTTATCTGCGGTGTTCCGGCATGGATACAAATCCTTCTTGAAAGAATCATTCAAACTTATAACCTGAATAATATTCATGATATATGGCCAAACTTCTCCATCTACGTTCATGGAGGCGTTTCGTTATCACCATACGTAAAAGGCTTTGAAAAATTATTAGGCAAACCTATAACTTATATTGAAACATACCTGGCATCTGAAGGATTTATTGCATATCAGAGCAGGCCCAATACCAGTTCTATGGAATTGGTTCTGGATAATGGATTGTTCTTTGAATTCGTTACTTTTAATGAAGAAAATTTTGATGATGACAATAATATAAAAAGCACGGCAAAAGCAATTACTATTGAAGATGTAGAAGAAGGTAAAGAATACGCGTTACTTTTATCATCCTGTGCCGGTGCATGGCGATATCTTGTTGGCGACACGATTAAATTCACTTCAAAAGAACGAAGCGAAATTGTGATTACCGGAAGGACAAAACATTTCTTAAGTCTTTGCGGCGAGCATCTTTCGCAGGAAAACATGAACAGGGCAATACAAATGCTCGAAGACGAATTTAATATTGAAGTCCGCGAGTTCACTGTTGCCGGAATAAAATATGAAAGTATGTTTGCTCATAAATGGTATATCGGAACAGATAACCAAATTGATGCAAATCTCGTAAAAACCAAAATAGACGAATACCTTAAAATATTAAACGACGATTATCGTGTGGAAAGAATTGCAGCCATAAAAGAAATTTTTGCCGAAATTGTTCCAACAGAAGTTTTTTATAGTTGGATGAAACAAAAAGGAAAAGAAGGTGCACAGAATAAGTTTCCACGCGTATTGAAAAACGAAAAATTAACAGATTGGGAAAACTTTCTTACTGAATACAAAAAATCGCAAACTTAA
- a CDS encoding glycosyltransferase family 9 protein: MSYKRILISRTDGIGDVVLALPVAGVLKHLFPQSTIIFMGRNYTKPIADSCSYIDEFIAWDDIEKHESEKERIKELKKVKAEVIVHIFPRKEIATLAKKTGIPLRVGTSNRYYHWLTCNSIIKLSRKSSPHHEAQLNLKLLFSLGAKKRYEKHEIPKFYGLTKIEKLKPEFYTLLDNKKFNLIIHPKSKGSAREWGMKNYSELIKILPEDKFKIFISGTEEEQEHVKLHLIDPYSKVTALPGNMPLSQFISFIAAADGVLAASTGPLHIAAALGKVAVGLYAPMRPIHPGRWAPLGLHAYFLVKDKKCNKCRKKKHCECIESISPETVKQKLIHISEI; this comes from the coding sequence ATGTCCTATAAACGCATACTGATAAGCCGCACTGATGGCATCGGCGATGTAGTGCTTGCACTCCCTGTTGCAGGGGTTTTAAAACATCTCTTTCCGCAATCAACCATTATCTTTATGGGAAGAAATTACACAAAACCTATTGCTGACTCCTGCTCTTATATCGATGAATTTATTGCATGGGATGACATTGAAAAACATGAAAGCGAAAAAGAACGTATTAAAGAACTAAAAAAAGTAAAAGCAGAAGTTATTGTGCATATTTTCCCGAGAAAAGAAATTGCCACATTAGCAAAAAAAACAGGTATACCTCTGCGTGTTGGAACTTCAAATCGTTACTATCACTGGCTTACATGTAACAGTATTATCAAATTATCGCGTAAAAGTTCGCCCCATCATGAAGCACAGTTAAACTTAAAACTTTTATTCAGCCTGGGGGCAAAGAAACGTTACGAAAAGCATGAGATCCCAAAATTTTACGGGTTAACCAAAATCGAAAAACTAAAACCTGAATTCTATACTCTTCTTGATAATAAAAAATTCAATCTGATCATACACCCAAAATCAAAAGGCAGTGCCAGAGAATGGGGTATGAAAAATTATTCAGAATTAATTAAAATTCTTCCTGAAGATAAATTTAAAATATTTATTTCAGGAACAGAGGAAGAACAGGAACATGTAAAATTGCATTTGATAGATCCTTACTCAAAGGTAACTGCATTACCCGGTAATATGCCCTTATCACAATTTATTAGTTTTATTGCAGCTGCTGATGGTGTATTGGCTGCGAGTACCGGTCCATTACATATTGCAGCAGCTCTCGGAAAAGTTGCTGTAGGATTATATGCTCCTATGCGTCCGATACATCCAGGGCGCTGGGCTCCGCTGGGGTTACATGCATATTTCCTTGTAAAGGATAAAAAATGCAATAAATGCCGAAAGAAAAAACATTGTGAATGCATTGAAAGTATTTCACCCGAAACCGTAAAACAAAAACTGATACATATTTCTGAAATCTGA